The DNA sequence TGAGCCGGAGACCCAGCGCAGCCAGCGCGCCCCATGCCGCCCGGCTCAGCAGCGTCCGCAGGCGCCCCGCCACGGTACTATCGATGCGCGGATCGATGACGAGGTCGTGCATGACCGCCGCGCCGATGATACCGCTGTAGGCGAGCAGCAGCAGCCACCGCACCCCAACCGCGAGGGGCGCGCCGACATCGAACAGGCCATTCATGCGGGCCGCGAACCGGTAGACATGTCGGTCACGCTAGCACGGGCTGCGAGCGGCGCCAAGGGTCCGCTGGGGGCGTCGGTCGTGGCCAGCGCGAAACGCCAGTGCGAAACGCCAGTGCGAAACGCCAGTGCGAAACGCCAGCGCGAACGCGTTGCCCCCGCGTGGGCCCGGCTCCACATTCCCGCTCGTCTCCCCCGACCCGGCCATCGTGCGCCGACCGGGCCACCCCCTGCCTCCCCCGCATGACCATCTCCTGGATCGACTGGGTGATCGTGGCGGCCACCATCCTGGTGTGCTTCGTCCCGGCCCTGTTCATCGCCAAGCGCTCCGGCCAGAACACCACCGAATTCTTTGCCTCCGGGCGATCGGTGCCCTGGTGGCTGGCCGGACTCTCGATGGTCGCCACGACCTTCTCGAGTGATACCCCCAACTGGGTCACCGAGCAGGTGCGCCGGTACGGCGTCGCCGGCAACTGGCAGTGGTGGGCGTTCGTGCTCACCGGCATCGCGACGGTGTTCTTCTTTGCGCGCCTCTGGCGTCGCTCGGGCGTGCTCACCGATCTCGAGTTCTACGAGCTCCGCTACAGCGGCAAGGAAGCGTCGCTCGTGCGCGGCTTTCGCGCGGTGTACCTCGGGCTGTTCTTCAACTGCTTCATCATGGGGATGGTGACGCTGGCCGCGTGCAAGATCGCCAACATCCTCTTTGGTCTCGCGCCGTGGCAGACGATCCTGCTCACCGGCGTCCTGAACGTGGTGTTCGCCGCCCACTCGGGGCTCTGGGGCGTGCTCGTCATCGACATGATCCAGTTCTTCATCAAGATGACGGCGGTGTTCGCTGCGGCGTGGTTTTCGCTCGTGGAAGTCGGGCGTCGCCTCGTGGGCGCGCCCGACGGCGTCGCCGGCCTCAAGGCGCTGATCGAGAAGCTGGCATCGACGCAGGTCGTGCAGGCGGCCGGCAATGCCCAGCCGGTGATGTCGGCGAAGGACGGCAGCGGGCAGCCGATTCTCGATATCCTGCCGAACTTCGGCATGACCGATCTGGCGCTGATGGTCTTCATTCTGCCCATCGCCGTGAGCTGGTGGGCGAACTGGTATCCGGGCGCCGAACCGGGGGGCGGCTCGTACATCGCGCAGCGCATGCTCGCCTCCAAGTCCGAGAAGGACTCGCTGGGTGGGACGCTCTTCTTCAACATCGCGCACTACGTCCTGCGCCCATGGCCGTGGATCATCACGGCGCTCTGCTCGATCATCGTGTACCCCGATCTCGCGTCCATCCAGGCGGCGTTCCCGAACGCCGACCAGTCGCTCATCGGCCACGACTCGGCATTTCCGGCGATGCTCAAGTTCCTGCCGGTGGGCTTCACGGGGCTCATGATCGGCGGCCTGCTGGCGGCCAATTCGTCCACGATCCTGACGCACCTCAACTGGGGCTCGTCGTATCTCGTGCACGACTTCTACCGGCGCTTCGTAAAGAAGGATGGCACCGAGGCGCACTACGTGAATGCCGGCCGCCTGTGCACGCTGTTCCTCTATGTGTTCGCGGCGCTGCT is a window from the Gemmatimonadaceae bacterium genome containing:
- a CDS encoding Na+:solute symporter, which gives rise to MTISWIDWVIVAATILVCFVPALFIAKRSGQNTTEFFASGRSVPWWLAGLSMVATTFSSDTPNWVTEQVRRYGVAGNWQWWAFVLTGIATVFFFARLWRRSGVLTDLEFYELRYSGKEASLVRGFRAVYLGLFFNCFIMGMVTLAACKIANILFGLAPWQTILLTGVLNVVFAAHSGLWGVLVIDMIQFFIKMTAVFAAAWFSLVEVGRRLVGAPDGVAGLKALIEKLASTQVVQAAGNAQPVMSAKDGSGQPILDILPNFGMTDLALMVFILPIAVSWWANWYPGAEPGGGSYIAQRMLASKSEKDSLGGTLFFNIAHYVLRPWPWIITALCSIIVYPDLASIQAAFPNADQSLIGHDSAFPAMLKFLPVGFTGLMIGGLLAANSSTILTHLNWGSSYLVHDFYRRFVKKDGTEAHYVNAGRLCTLFLYVFAALLSLTMSSAQQAFQVLLSIGAGTGLLYIARWFWWRVSAWCEIVAMVVSLLTSIVVPKLMPDAGFAMNTIVQVGITTVAWLVTAFVGPATDRATLLAFVRKVKPAGGGWTSIRQEAGVSDAEVAQENRMAASAIGWLAGCVVIWSSLFAIGSWIYLPGDPSRLNDALVLSGVCVVSGVVLLQVTKRLWSERA